Proteins encoded by one window of Aspergillus chevalieri M1 DNA, chromosome 6, nearly complete sequence:
- a CDS encoding uncharacterized protein (COG:S;~EggNog:ENOG410PUBP;~InterPro:IPR036291), with the protein MLRSQEGRGAVGRTIFGVLSGSPEHKTFVLSRKWSSQDHVLAVDYSDIAQLVSILEANDIDTIICAFEVNDSSLSSSQLNLIEAATKSKSVKLLPQLKDHFEAIEILRESSLQWTVFVNSIFLDYFSPFEMVSYLKPNVFVVDLANNVAGIPGDGNIPVTFINTFDLAKYVLVILSLDEWPEESQAIGEELTWNDFALAERVKGLQNISPSYHLRLRANSSQERISMYTTPVLIN; encoded by the exons ATGTTGCGATCGCAGGAGGGACGGGGGGCCGTCGGCCGCACCATTTTCGGAGTACTGAGTGGTTCGCCGGAGCATAAGACGTTTGTTCTGTCACGGAAG TGGTCGAGTCAAGATCATGTTCTCGCAGTTGACTACTCCGACATTGCCCAATTAGTCTCCATTCTGGAAGCAAACGATATCGACACAATCATTTGCGCTTTCGAAGTTAACGACAGCTCCCTCTCGAGCAGCCAACTGAATTTAATTGAGGCTGCTACAAAGTCAAA GAGCGTCAAACTCCTCCCTCAACTGAAAGATCATTTCGAAGCCATTGAGATTCTCCGTGAATCCAGTTTACAATGGACTGTCTTCGTCAACAGCATTTTTCTAGACTACTTCAGCCCGTTTGAGATGGTCTCCTATCTCAAGCCCAACGTGTTCGTGGTTGATCTCGCCAACAATGTTGCGGGCATTCCTGGCGATGGGAACATTCCAGTTACTTTCATTAATACATTTGACCTCGCAAAATACGTACTTGTCATATTGTCTTTGGACGAATGGCCGGAGGAAAGTCAGGCCATCGGAGAAGAATTGACATGGAATGACTTCGCGTTGGCTGAGAGGGTTAAAGGCCTGCAGAATATCTCTCCCTCATATCATTTACGGCTTCGTGCTAATAGCTCCCAGGAGCGAATTTCGATGTACACTACACCAGTGTTGATAAACTGA
- a CDS encoding uncharacterized protein (SECRETED:SignalP(1-15)), which translates to MQLILAAFLLPLSLALPVPSPKEAPAAEESIIQPNSSPGVCANLSSPVCGKIKDGVYTIFDNACFLRKADCDGLSLIEVPLEKRFDTQVTEDDNYVPKEDEQDSDEDNDDALETADHPYRPPKGHPGRKKGHRKGNKKDNSKGKKKGKKIFGEI; encoded by the exons ATGCAACTAATCCTTGCAGCCTTCTTGCTCCCCCTCTCCTTGGCACTCCCCGTCCCTTCACCAAAAGAGGCGCCTGCTGCTGAAGAAAGCATTATTCAACCTAACTCTTCTCCTGGAGTCTGCGCTAATCTATCATCTCCGGTCTGCGGCAAAATCAAAGACGGAGTCTATACAATTTTTGACAACGCTTGCTTCCTCCGCAAGGCGGACTGTGATGGACTTTCCCTCATCGAAGTCCCACTCGAGAAACGTTTTGACACACAG GTGACCGAGGATGATAATTACGTTCCTAAAGAGGACGAGCAGGATAGTGATGAGGATAATGACGATGCTCTGGAGACTGCCGATCACCCCTATAGGCCTCCTAAAGGGCACCCAGGCAGGAAGAAGGGTCATAGGAAGGGCAACAAGAAAGACAACAGCAAGGGCAAGAAGAAAGGCAAAAAGATTTTTGGTGAAATCTAA
- a CDS encoding uncharacterized protein (COG:S;~EggNog:ENOG410PN7M;~SECRETED:SignalP(1-21)), which yields MSSLAQVLPVVAAIAVGSTNAAMGPAFSTGPVSDDSFIREAISTLVLPKAPRGSSGDASLWVGIGTSNGDLVQSIADNWQSDDWNIYAYTLLSTGANTQTPVQGDSSTASAGDRVTMHYKFDDNSGNYTQTVLVNGKTVSTLSTSDGKAQGWGSSVECAEDNCGTVGAHSWTDTKIILDTADPDYINTVAKGEGVTGDMTTSDGGKTWTVTTIKIPQFSFGQSS from the exons ATGTCCTCTCTTGCTCAGGTCCTTCCAGTTGTGGCTGCCATAGCCGTCGGGTCTACGAACGCTGCCATGGGCCCTGCTTTCAGCACTGGACCTGTTTCTGACGACTCTTTCATCCGGGAGGCAATTTCTACTCTCGTCCTTCCCAAGGCACCTAGAGGATCTTCTGGAGATGCCTCCCTTTGGGTTGGTATTGGTACCTCGAACGGCGATTTGGTCCAGTCCATCGCCGACAACTGGCAATCTGATGATTGGAATATCTATGCTTATACACTGCTGAGTACTGGAG CCAATACACAGACGCCTGTACAGGGAGATTCCTCCACTGCCTCGGCTGGTGACCGGGTCACGATGCACT ACAAATTCGATGACAACAGCGGGAACTACACTCAGACTGTTTTGGTTAACGGCAAAACCGTATCGACACTCTCCACTAGTGACGGCAAAGCCCAGGGCTGGGGTAGTTCTGTGGAGTGCGCTGAAGACAACTGTGGAACTGTCGGTGCTCACT CGTGGACCGACACCAAGATTATCTTGGATACCGCCGACCCCGACTACATCAACACTGTGGCAAAGGGTGAAGGTGTCACTGGGGATATGACGACCAGCGATGGGGGCAAGACTTGGACTGTGACTACAATTAAGATCCCTCAGTTTTCCTTCGGACAGTCTTCGTGA
- a CDS encoding uncharacterized protein (InterPro:IPR002350,IPR036058;~PFAM:PF07648;~SECRETED:SignalP(1-18);~go_function: GO:0005515 - protein binding [Evidence IEA]), with product MNLALQASTILLLPLALALPTPEVPEAVEEPSVPVPVTEEASISAPADACQQLCPPEWSPICAKDSDNHIVIFSNQCLFNNANCDKHRYILGRMEECSEAGENTPIPPMFPSAFKG from the coding sequence ATGAACCTCGCTCTCCAAGCATCaaccatcctcctcctccctcttGCCCTCGCACTCCCAACCCCAGAGGTACCAGAGGCCGTCGAAGAGCCAAGCGTCCCCGTCCCCGTCACCGAAGAGGCATCCATCTCAGCCCCAGCAGACGCTTGCCAACAACTCTGCCCTCCCGAATGGTCACCCATCTGCGCAAAGGACAGTGACAACCACATCGTGATCTTTTCCAATCAATGCCTTTTCAACAACGCGAACTGTGACAAGCACAGATATATCCTGGGACGGATGGAAGAGTGCTCTGAGGCAGGTGAGAATACGCCGATTCCGCCTATGTTTCCTTCGGCGTTTAAGGGATGA
- a CDS encoding uncharacterized protein (TransMembrane:1 (o49-69i)): MSPGLIAMYIFSHPVIVRWIEKYHQRSLDMHPHQAKHGVLHSAFGNSGVLWSIWEFMYAGYIALACFHLQSLVGRGMVLELLPLMISFSDLSGDEKCTSSKS; encoded by the coding sequence ATGAGTCCTGGGCTCATCGCCATGTACATCTTCTCACACCCCGTGATCGTTCGATGGATAGAGAAGTACCACCAGAGGTCATTAGACATGCACCCTCACCAAGCTAAACATGGAGTGTTGCATTCAGCCTTCGGAAACTCCGGTGTCTTGTGGTCAATCTGGGAGTTCATGTATGCGGGGTACATCGCCCTTGCTTGTTTCCATTTACAGTCATTGGTGGGACGGGGAATGGTGCTTGAACTTCTGCCCTTGATGATATCATTCAGCGATTTGTCTGGCGATGAAAAATGCACTTCTTCGAAAAGCTAA
- a CDS encoding uncharacterized protein (COG:S;~EggNog:ENOG410PUSB;~InterPro:IPR029063,IPR016461,IPR001077;~go_function: GO:0008168 - methyltransferase activity [Evidence IEA];~go_function: GO:0008171 - O-methyltransferase activity [Evidence IEA]), producing MVNLYREFDPSVSDVILVDEEVTTLQLTPPLIVPHVPVDSSSKAVIAGVVAENSDKELPFKVQAHDFFTSQTVRGAHAYYLHSILHDWSDEEGIMNLQSLVPALKKGYSPVLLNEIVVSEEKPTLAATSMDMMMLAHFAVRERTEANWREILKKVESKVVNIYSYPGVTESVIEAQLA from the coding sequence ATGGTAAATCTGTATAGAGAGTTCGATCCCTCCGTCAGCGATGTCATACTTGTAGACGAAGAGGTCACGACCTTGCAGCTTACGCCGCCGCTTATTGTTCCGCATGTCCCGGTAGACTCATCCTCCAAGGCCGTCATCGCCGGTGTGGTAGCAGAGAACAGTGACAAAGAGCTACCCTTCAAAGTACAAGCACACGACTTCTTCACGTCGCAGACGGTCCGTGGTGCACACGCGTACTATCTGCACTCCATTTTGCACGACTggagtgatgaggagggcATCATGAATTTGCAGAGCTTGGTGCCTGCGCTCAAGAAGGGATATTCTCCGGTGTTGCTGAATGAAATTGTGGTCAGTGAGGAGAAGCCGACATTGGCGGCGACAAGTATGGACATGATGATGCTGGCGCATTTTGCGGTGCGGGAAAGGACCGAGGCCAATTGGAGGGAGATCTTAAAGAAGGTTGAGTCGAAGGTGGTCAATATATATTCCTACCCAGGTGTTACAGAGAGCGTGATTGAGGCACAATTGGCTTGA
- a CDS encoding uncharacterized protein (COG:S;~EggNog:ENOG410PXCQ): MEGSANSKEIAPASAGWTVDYIMDVDLKSKDGTDIPLYNKNLRYCDGDSTQVALCQQVGDKSERFVAENEDYWLFHIHSNHADFEIAIGGETPVLVNSKPNWKKCSDEDTDVIWKSCKWEDPSSTMHDLWFKSWVAFEDEAKGQFDRFVAVRCPKMDNPAITIKGSGHFACLHWVGLFLKTTTNDTNKFITVRTTNRLLPEYGERNRTAGYDWFSEDGPADVTNRTLTLFPKQLYGTNGNDPGLYNRFVTIDPDNLVGQKHFELVRSMVEQKSALSAYKYTWHASGRTLIKTSQDDQPDIFPVSKINYVTGIKVTPKTVNGWAVLLTIFTSVTKITVGLFTANFASIVGGIFDLTDVFDEKKMRENADLKGFVTAAAEAVDDYNKKFPGDKKEKPNTSDVPAIKLEIHNKTVLNMHFGTSHNGTKTNA; the protein is encoded by the coding sequence ATGGAAGGCTCTGCGAATTCCAAGGAGATAGCCCCAGCGAGTGCAGGTTGGACAGTTGATTACATCATGGACGTGGATCTTAAAAGTAAAGACGGCACCGACATTCCTCTTTACAACAAGAACCTGAGGTACTGTGACGGTGACTCGACGCAAGTAGCTCTCTGCCAACAGGTCGGGGACAAGTCGGAACGCTTTGTCGCAGAAAACGAGGACTACTGGCTGTTTCACATTCATTCTAACCATGCCGATTTTGAAATCGCCATTGGAGGCGAGACTCCGGTGCTGGTGAACTCGAAGCCGAACTGGAAGAAGTGTTCCGACGAAGACACCGATGTCATCTGGAAATCATGCAAGTGGGAAGATCCGTCAAGTACCATGCATGATCTATGGTTCAAATCATGGGTTGCCTTTGAAGACGAGGCGAAAGGGCAATTCGATCGTTTTGTGGCTGTCCGATGTCCGAAAATGGACAACCCGGCCATTACGATCAAGGGCTCGGGACATTTTGCTTGCCTTCACTGGGTGGGCCTGTTTCTCAAAACGACCACCAACGACACCAACAAGTTCATTACCGTGAGAACTACCAACAGATTGCTTCCGGAATATGGCGAGCGCAATAGAACCGCAGGCTATGACTGGTTCAGTGAGGATGGACCTGCCGACGTCACAAACCGCACTCTCACCCTCTTCCCCAAACAATTGTACGGCACCAACGGCAATGACCCGGGCTTATACAATCGGTTTGTTACCATCGATCCAGACAACCTCGTGGGTCAAAAGCATTTTGAGCTCGTCCGCTCCATGGTGGAGCAGAAGTCCGCATTGTCTGCCTACAAATATACGTGGCATGCCAGCGGAAGGACCTTGATCAAAACATCCCAAGACGACCAACCGGATATCTTTCCAGTTAGCAAGATTAATTATGTCACTGGCATTAAAGTGACTCCAAAGACGGTAAATGGTTGGGCGGTGCTTCTCACTATCTTCACGAGTGTAACCAAAATCACAGTTGGGCTGTTCACCGCCAACTTTGCCAGCATCGTGGGGGGTATTTTCGACTTGACGGATGTATTCGATGAGAAAAAAATGAGAGAAAACGCCGATTTGAAGGGCTTTGTCACAGCTGCTGCCGAGGCGGTAGACGATTACAACAAGAAATTTCCTGGggacaagaaagagaagccCAACACCTCCGATGTCCCTGCGATCAAGCTGGAGATCCACAACAAGACGGTTTTGAATATG
- a CDS encoding Kazal-type serine protease inhibitor family protein (InterPro:IPR002350,IPR036058;~MEROPS:MER0027633;~PFAM:PF00050;~SECRETED:SignalP(1-17);~go_function: GO:0005515 - protein binding [Evidence IEA]), whose translation MKFLLAAITFLLPLSFALPTSQEGGYGCPTVCTMEYNPVCGVDAEGNTKKFSNSCTFNVQNCQNPEQIYTQVELSRCN comes from the exons ATGAAGTTCCTGCTCGCAGCCATCActttcctcctccctctATCCTTCGCACTACCTACATCACAAGAGGGAGGCTACGGCTGTCCCACAGTATGCACGATGGAGTATAACCCCGTGTGTGGCGTCGACGCAGAAGGGAACACGAAGAAGTTCTCCAACAGCTGCACTTTCAACGTCCAGAACTGTCAGAACCCGGAGCAAATCTACACGCAGGTTGAGCTTTCCCGGTGCAATTA A